The Congregibacter litoralis KT71 genome contains a region encoding:
- a CDS encoding TIGR03751 family conjugal transfer lipoprotein, whose protein sequence is MVGCASTKESVLPQDGPTMKSIYDQHMVDVQKSDHRRTIAGQPLPQSGIDHYQGFVRESANEIDTVFPRLPNPTLVMYIFPHLSGSERTPVPGYVTTFPFYEKAEYALPGEVPGEVPAAVVPSPDKQ, encoded by the coding sequence ATGGTCGGCTGCGCCAGCACCAAGGAGTCGGTGTTACCGCAGGACGGCCCCACCATGAAGTCCATTTACGATCAGCATATGGTTGATGTTCAGAAGTCTGACCATCGTCGAACAATCGCTGGTCAGCCGTTACCGCAATCCGGTATTGACCACTATCAGGGCTTCGTTCGAGAGTCCGCCAATGAAATCGATACGGTATTTCCCCGACTGCCGAACCCCACACTGGTGATGTATATCTTTCCTCATCTATCGGGCAGTGAACGCACGCCGGTACCGGGCTATGTGACCACATTCCCGTTTTACGAAAAGGCGGAGTATGCGTTACCGGGGGAAGTGCCCGGTGAGGTGCCGGCAGCGGTCGTACCTTCGCCCGACAAGCAGTAG
- a CDS encoding conjugative transfer ATPase → MTNSKFLDPSDASPLTSESVEKQYHRPSSFTDLLPWMEYLPESKAFLLEDGVSLGALFEVQPVGCEARTPAFMTQLRDAIQTAINEAIPERDDAPWVLQIYVQDEPKLTQFDTLLARYPSSKVRASEYSQHYQSVMTKHLHAISRPGGLFDDTTVTGSRWQGQQRRIRVVLYRRLKSNGNTPAAIEVEEALNDVATKWIASLAAAGITAQRANGQAFYQWLLSWFNPNPPLAEGNSEALLQLAPYPGDDNLPFGHDFAEQLALSMPRSDQATASWVFDNMPHTVVSIQSLRRAPDIGHFTAERQAGDQVFSLFDRLPEHTIMAITLTLKPQDTTRNHIAQIKRASVGDSAEASITREDAEQVEREMAHGNKLYPVSMAFYVRGENHKTLRNNLNRLHALLLPNGLQPITQEADLLSLDSYIRNLPMAYDADLDKSRRRSRLVFSRHIANLLPFYGRSRGTGRPGLVFYNRGAEPLVFDPLHQDDRKKNAHMLILGPTGAGKSALLVYLLQQMMARHRPRIFIIEAGASFSLLGQHFAHHGLSVNQITLNPNVDVSLPPFAAALRLLDRGHAFNPLDVDESTLEAILGDDDEVEEEGGGRDILGEMEIAARIMITGGEDREDARLTRADRLLIRNAIFLAARTVKETARSQVITHDVVNAFQTIATNTELPEHRRNRALEMGDGMALFCSGLAGHFFNRPGQSWPEADVTILEMGMLAREGYEDQLTVAYLSMMGHINDLVERHQHDDRPTLVVTDEGHIITTNPLLARYVVKITKMWRKLGAWFWIATQNLEDFPDASRKMLNMMEWWLCLVMPKEEVEQIARFKDLNDEQRNLLLSARKEPGKYVEGVVLADKVEALFRNVPPALSLALAMTEKHEKAERAAIMREKNCSELEAVYEIAKRIEQSRA, encoded by the coding sequence ATGACGAACTCAAAATTCCTCGATCCTTCGGACGCTTCGCCCTTAACTTCCGAATCGGTAGAAAAGCAGTACCATCGTCCGTCGTCGTTTACCGACCTGTTGCCCTGGATGGAATATCTGCCTGAGAGCAAAGCCTTCTTGTTGGAGGATGGCGTTAGTCTGGGGGCCCTATTCGAGGTTCAGCCGGTCGGGTGCGAAGCCCGCACGCCAGCGTTTATGACACAGCTGCGCGATGCGATTCAAACCGCAATCAACGAGGCCATCCCCGAGCGCGATGACGCCCCCTGGGTATTGCAGATATATGTGCAGGATGAGCCCAAGCTCACGCAGTTTGATACGTTACTGGCCAGATATCCGTCTTCGAAGGTTCGTGCCTCGGAGTATTCACAACACTACCAGTCGGTGATGACGAAACACTTGCATGCAATTTCTCGACCAGGAGGCTTGTTTGACGATACCACGGTCACCGGCTCGCGTTGGCAGGGGCAGCAACGTAGGATTCGTGTAGTGCTATACCGTCGCTTGAAGAGCAATGGTAATACTCCAGCTGCTATCGAGGTGGAAGAGGCGCTCAATGATGTGGCAACTAAATGGATCGCCTCGTTGGCCGCCGCCGGGATCACGGCCCAACGCGCTAACGGTCAGGCGTTCTATCAATGGTTGCTTAGCTGGTTCAATCCTAATCCACCGTTAGCAGAGGGTAATTCAGAAGCACTTCTACAGTTGGCGCCATACCCAGGTGATGACAACTTGCCATTCGGTCATGACTTCGCGGAACAGTTGGCCCTGTCGATGCCCCGTTCGGACCAGGCAACGGCGAGCTGGGTTTTCGACAATATGCCTCATACTGTCGTGAGTATTCAAAGCTTGCGGCGGGCACCGGACATTGGGCATTTTACGGCAGAGCGCCAGGCTGGGGATCAGGTATTTTCGCTGTTCGATCGTCTGCCTGAACACACCATCATGGCGATCACACTCACGCTCAAGCCGCAGGACACCACCCGCAATCATATTGCCCAGATCAAGCGCGCATCAGTGGGCGATTCCGCTGAGGCGTCGATTACTCGGGAAGATGCCGAGCAAGTGGAGCGGGAGATGGCCCACGGCAACAAGCTGTATCCCGTGAGCATGGCCTTCTATGTGCGGGGAGAGAATCATAAGACGCTGCGCAATAACCTGAATCGACTTCACGCGCTGCTCTTACCCAACGGCCTGCAGCCCATTACCCAGGAAGCGGACTTACTGTCACTCGACAGCTATATCCGCAACCTGCCCATGGCCTATGACGCCGACCTGGATAAATCCCGACGTCGCTCACGTCTGGTGTTTTCTCGCCACATTGCCAATCTACTGCCGTTCTACGGTCGTTCGCGTGGGACTGGCCGTCCGGGCCTGGTTTTCTACAACCGAGGCGCCGAACCGCTGGTCTTCGACCCGCTGCACCAAGATGACCGCAAGAAGAATGCCCACATGCTGATACTGGGGCCCACGGGGGCAGGGAAATCGGCGTTGTTGGTGTATCTGCTGCAACAGATGATGGCCCGGCATCGACCACGCATTTTTATCATCGAGGCCGGGGCTTCGTTTTCGCTGTTGGGACAACATTTTGCCCACCACGGCCTGTCGGTTAACCAGATCACGCTAAACCCCAATGTCGATGTCAGCCTACCGCCCTTTGCCGCCGCGTTGCGGTTGCTTGATCGGGGACATGCGTTCAATCCGCTCGATGTCGATGAAAGTACCTTGGAGGCGATATTAGGTGATGACGATGAGGTCGAAGAAGAGGGGGGCGGTCGCGATATTCTCGGTGAAATGGAGATCGCCGCACGCATCATGATCACCGGCGGCGAGGATCGCGAAGATGCGCGGTTGACTCGTGCGGATCGACTATTGATTCGCAACGCCATATTCCTGGCCGCAAGAACCGTGAAAGAAACAGCTAGAAGCCAAGTGATTACCCATGATGTGGTCAATGCCTTTCAGACCATCGCCACCAACACGGAGTTGCCCGAGCATCGACGCAATCGCGCTCTCGAAATGGGTGACGGCATGGCATTGTTCTGCTCGGGCCTGGCAGGCCACTTCTTCAACCGGCCGGGGCAGTCCTGGCCAGAGGCTGATGTCACTATCCTGGAAATGGGTATGTTGGCCAGAGAGGGCTATGAAGATCAGCTGACCGTCGCCTACCTGTCCATGATGGGCCACATCAACGACCTGGTGGAACGCCACCAGCATGATGACCGGCCCACTCTGGTAGTCACTGACGAAGGCCATATCATTACCACCAATCCCTTACTGGCCCGTTACGTGGTCAAGATTACCAAAATGTGGCGCAAACTCGGTGCCTGGTTCTGGATCGCGACCCAGAATTTGGAGGACTTTCCCGACGCCAGTCGCAAGATGCTCAATATGATGGAGTGGTGGTTATGTCTGGTAATGCCGAAAGAGGAGGTGGAGCAGATCGCCCGCTTTAAAGATCTCAATGATGAGCAACGAAACCTGCTGCTGTCCGCCCGCAAGGAGCCCGGCAAGTACGTGGAAGGGGTGGTTCTGGCCGACAAGGTCGAAGCGCTGTTCCGCAACGTACCGCCTGCCTTGTCACTTGCCCTGGCGATGACCGAAAAGCATGAGAAGGCCGAGCGCGCAGCGATTATGCGTGAGAAGAACTGCTCGGAGCTGGAGGCGGTTTACGAGATCGCCAAGCGTATCGAACAGTCTCGTGCGTAG
- a CDS encoding nuclease-related domain-containing protein: MDFSPIIHQVYSALWYLIPLAILAGILKSPWFKGITGEFLVNTAARLFLAKDEYHLIKDVTLQTDDGSTQIDHIIVSRYGVFVIETKNMKGWIFGSANQKTWTQKIFKHTHKFQNPLHQNYKHVKTLEALLDIPASAIHSLVVFVGDSTFKTELPDNVVNAGGYIRYIKARHEVILSQADVETVTTQIEQLRLQRVFTTNRKHVNHLRQKKAPSPPVTPAIVPPTTASTTSQSQKQCPKCGGTVVLRTARKGQNAGNQFWGCATYPACRGVMKHPRNQ, from the coding sequence ATGGATTTCAGCCCCATCATCCATCAGGTCTACAGCGCGCTGTGGTACCTCATACCTCTCGCTATCCTGGCAGGTATTCTCAAGTCACCCTGGTTCAAAGGCATTACCGGTGAGTTTCTGGTGAATACGGCCGCACGGCTGTTTCTTGCAAAGGACGAATACCACCTGATCAAGGATGTGACATTACAAACCGATGATGGCAGCACACAGATCGACCACATTATTGTGTCGCGCTACGGCGTGTTCGTAATTGAAACCAAAAACATGAAGGGCTGGATATTCGGTTCGGCCAACCAGAAGACCTGGACCCAAAAAATCTTCAAACACACCCATAAATTTCAGAATCCACTGCACCAGAACTATAAGCACGTCAAAACGCTGGAAGCTTTGCTGGATATTCCCGCTTCCGCAATTCACTCGCTGGTTGTGTTTGTCGGTGATTCGACGTTCAAGACGGAGTTACCCGACAATGTGGTTAATGCCGGTGGGTATATCCGGTATATCAAAGCGCGCCACGAAGTGATCCTCAGCCAGGCCGACGTGGAGACCGTGACGACACAAATCGAGCAGCTGAGATTACAGCGGGTGTTTACCACCAACCGAAAACACGTCAACCATCTGCGCCAGAAGAAAGCCCCCTCACCGCCAGTCACCCCCGCAATCGTTCCGCCAACCACTGCGTCGACGACGTCCCAAAGTCAAAAACAGTGCCCAAAGTGTGGCGGTACGGTGGTACTAAGAACGGCCAGAAAGGGACAAAACGCGGGCAATCAATTTTGGGGATGCGCAACCTATCCAGCCTGCCGTGGGGTCATGAAACACCCCCGAAATCAGTAA
- a CDS encoding TIGR03757 family integrating conjugative element protein — MNSARAHLILSIVLTGMLCEPVLADEPSIAIEVFTGSMNPVANGTDGITVYYIDRIDRIQQELSKDLPANPEAAKQTALRRFQRMDNRLSHELANASNGLVQAMHYGIDRYPAIVFDGNAVVYGITDVRAATQRYRQWQAREARP; from the coding sequence GTGAATAGTGCAAGAGCTCATCTCATTCTTTCGATCGTTCTAACAGGGATGCTCTGTGAGCCGGTTTTGGCTGACGAACCCTCAATTGCGATCGAGGTATTTACCGGTTCAATGAACCCTGTTGCGAATGGTACGGACGGTATAACCGTGTACTACATAGATCGTATTGATCGAATTCAGCAAGAACTCTCCAAAGATTTGCCAGCGAATCCCGAAGCCGCAAAACAGACTGCCCTTCGTCGCTTTCAGCGTATGGACAATAGACTCAGCCATGAACTGGCAAACGCCTCTAACGGCCTTGTGCAGGCGATGCACTACGGCATTGATCGCTACCCGGCCATCGTCTTCGATGGCAATGCGGTGGTTTACGGCATCACCGATGTTCGAGCGGCAACCCAACGGTATCGGCAGTGGCAGGCCAGGGAGGCTCGACCATGA
- a CDS encoding TIGR03756 family integrating conjugative element protein: MMRAIRRCGFILLMWLPLMSHAGTISTAEIVSQTTSAALSCMRWMPVGMCFWLRCSIYECNVETSIKVGHYQPDAVVSSYNELGSNPWTEIRSILGAAQSYAATGLLGSLLAVPIESAGNRTEGGQGNKDHRNLIFRETDVIGHPLGSLSDVLAGTGYLCESETTSFYPYFMSSLDALSWRMEIPEMFYPASLIPGMREIGTWPLQTWGGVYPRTGWTTQAEEPKAAAINAQRAGDIVTRNGQPHIYDQIEPSSSSDQRIWSPGPLVEDDPATGEWQMLLPKAESSCAVFGTNDLASANGWGGGRVDEEGDYAWNLWRPYQCCEKEGQFFLFDINWINYPP; this comes from the coding sequence ATGATGCGCGCTATCCGCCGTTGTGGATTCATCCTGCTGATGTGGTTGCCCCTCATGAGCCATGCTGGAACCATCTCCACCGCGGAAATCGTGTCTCAGACCACGAGTGCCGCGCTCAGCTGTATGCGCTGGATGCCGGTGGGGATGTGCTTTTGGCTGCGCTGTTCCATTTACGAATGTAATGTCGAGACATCAATCAAAGTTGGCCATTACCAGCCGGATGCAGTGGTGAGTAGTTACAACGAACTCGGTAGCAATCCCTGGACAGAGATTCGCAGCATTCTTGGCGCCGCCCAAAGCTACGCCGCGACAGGACTGCTCGGTAGCTTGCTGGCCGTGCCCATCGAGAGTGCCGGGAATCGAACGGAAGGTGGGCAGGGCAACAAGGATCACCGCAATCTGATCTTTCGGGAGACCGATGTCATCGGCCATCCTTTAGGTTCGCTGTCGGATGTCCTGGCGGGTACCGGCTATTTGTGTGAATCGGAAACCACCTCCTTTTATCCCTATTTCATGTCGAGCCTGGATGCGCTCTCCTGGCGTATGGAAATCCCGGAGATGTTCTATCCAGCGAGTCTGATACCCGGCATGCGGGAAATCGGCACCTGGCCTCTGCAGACCTGGGGTGGTGTCTACCCCAGAACAGGCTGGACCACACAGGCAGAGGAGCCCAAGGCCGCGGCAATCAATGCGCAGCGAGCCGGGGATATCGTGACCCGGAACGGTCAGCCGCATATTTACGATCAGATCGAACCGTCTTCCAGCTCCGACCAGCGGATTTGGTCGCCGGGTCCATTGGTTGAAGACGATCCTGCCACCGGTGAGTGGCAGATGTTGCTCCCCAAAGCAGAATCAAGCTGCGCTGTTTTTGGCACCAACGATCTCGCCAGCGCCAATGGTTGGGGTGGTGGCCGCGTGGACGAGGAGGGTGATTACGCCTGGAACCTGTGGAGGCCTTATCAGTGCTGTGAAAAAGAAGGCCAGTTTTTTCTGTTCGACATCAACTGGATCAATTACCCGCCATGA
- a CDS encoding integrating conjugative element protein, with protein sequence MIKHNPIRCLLIALAVAIGPDSYAAQAPTEDGLWYYEIGGAEPVSVPANPAVVSTTLGGSAQLGLGYSCGKFDPVAAVTNTLNDIGSGVDNMMNAMTAAATSAIASLPALILQRANPGLYDLFQNALIKAEETLQLATKSCEQMEAEIAQGKNPYADLITLSKGNDWKVQMGIGGNDAVTAKDTVESSNGDNGVPWIGGQAGGTGQPVLEFTGDIVEAGYNINMNRAVTDTSPVPAASATRLSEIWSTPGEARDWTVDVVGENIVTTCDTCRKDSIPGTGLLPKLYQESATVTTEIQNLVSGATPLTLTNLEQITAPGVAITRQVIEAIREMPASEQSLIMGRLVSEISTARTVEKALYARRLLLSGRQVPEVYATEVAREHADNSIAELDKEIENLLFETRVRKEVVSDTVATLLERAAAKRQSSLTMPEVPTLDPNPLRGGRVQ encoded by the coding sequence ATGATCAAACACAACCCTATTCGCTGTCTGCTGATCGCTTTGGCGGTCGCCATTGGCCCCGACAGCTATGCCGCTCAGGCGCCCACGGAAGATGGGCTTTGGTATTACGAGATCGGTGGCGCCGAACCGGTCTCGGTACCGGCCAATCCTGCCGTGGTCTCCACGACGTTGGGTGGCTCTGCTCAACTGGGACTCGGCTACAGCTGTGGCAAGTTCGATCCGGTGGCGGCGGTCACCAATACCTTGAACGACATCGGATCTGGTGTCGATAACATGATGAACGCCATGACAGCAGCGGCCACCAGCGCCATAGCGTCCTTACCTGCGCTCATTCTGCAACGAGCCAACCCCGGCCTGTACGATCTCTTCCAGAATGCCTTGATCAAAGCCGAAGAAACCCTGCAGCTGGCCACCAAGTCCTGCGAACAGATGGAGGCGGAAATCGCCCAGGGCAAGAACCCCTACGCTGATCTGATCACTTTATCCAAAGGTAATGATTGGAAGGTGCAAATGGGTATTGGCGGCAATGACGCTGTCACAGCCAAAGACACGGTGGAATCCTCCAACGGCGATAACGGTGTGCCCTGGATCGGTGGGCAGGCCGGAGGAACCGGCCAGCCAGTGCTGGAGTTCACTGGCGATATCGTCGAGGCCGGTTACAACATCAATATGAATCGCGCTGTGACTGACACCAGTCCGGTACCGGCCGCGTCGGCCACCCGTCTGTCGGAAATCTGGAGTACGCCCGGCGAAGCCCGGGACTGGACCGTGGATGTGGTGGGCGAGAATATCGTCACTACCTGCGATACCTGCCGCAAGGACAGCATTCCCGGTACGGGCCTGCTGCCGAAGCTCTATCAGGAATCCGCCACCGTCACCACCGAGATTCAGAACCTGGTCAGTGGCGCGACACCACTCACTCTGACTAATCTGGAGCAGATCACCGCACCCGGCGTTGCCATTACCCGCCAGGTGATCGAAGCCATCCGCGAGATGCCGGCCTCAGAGCAGAGCCTAATCATGGGCCGCCTGGTCTCCGAGATCAGCACCGCACGCACGGTCGAGAAAGCACTGTACGCCCGACGTCTGCTGCTGTCGGGGCGGCAGGTCCCTGAGGTCTACGCCACCGAAGTGGCCCGCGAGCATGCCGACAACTCCATCGCCGAGCTCGATAAAGAAATCGAAAACCTGCTGTTTGAAACCCGTGTGCGCAAAGAAGTGGTGTCCGACACCGTTGCCACATTACTGGAGCGAGCGGCTGCCAAACGGCAGAGTTCCCTTACCATGCCGGAAGTGCCGACCCTGGATCCCAATCCGTTGCGAGGTGGGCGTGTTCAATAA
- a CDS encoding conjugal transfer protein TraG N-terminal domain-containing protein has protein sequence MSVDSYLELFTSLFGWTFYGILWDVLVSTGIVYLPFLGILIDNWREPAQGGEVGHASGLSLRRMEIELFIALLVVVLAGQPAALTPLNAGTLSYSPPPTLLNPTPTTATVAAPQSTYGTTGFTGSAATVNVPVWWYGVIALSSGLNHAIVEGLPTVADMRTFEQQAHLATIADPRLRQEVSDFFSQCYIPARSKYQAERPNTAAINGILTTYGADDPDWMGSHVYRDTAGYYDTLRPTNQITGWAYNAARDTEYDPTTPPAWGKPYCKQWWEDGAIGLREKLINEADATSAGFSGLVVAIAPALASEQQNDAVAKTVLTNAPPSWSSNELIANNASGAGLVNTAGSIVKGGLATGGVVTASALFSVTMTAVLQSLPMVQSIMLLGIYALLPLVVVLSRYSIAMMVVGGMAIFTIKFWTVLWYLAMWVDQNLILSMYPDVNVFLQIFANPGEHDAKRMLLNMITTSLYLGLPLLWSGMMAWAGVNIGRSITAATSPLARPADDAGRQGGSLGKMAVSKGMKKK, from the coding sequence ATGAGTGTCGATAGCTATCTGGAGCTCTTTACTTCCCTTTTTGGCTGGACCTTCTACGGTATTCTGTGGGATGTGCTGGTCAGTACCGGCATCGTCTATCTCCCGTTTCTGGGCATCCTGATCGATAACTGGCGCGAACCGGCGCAGGGCGGTGAGGTGGGTCATGCCAGCGGCCTCTCGCTGCGGCGCATGGAGATCGAGCTGTTCATTGCGTTGTTGGTAGTCGTGCTGGCCGGGCAACCCGCTGCACTCACGCCACTCAATGCGGGTACCTTGTCCTACTCGCCGCCGCCGACCTTGCTGAACCCAACGCCAACAACCGCGACCGTAGCGGCCCCACAGAGCACCTATGGCACGACGGGTTTTACCGGCTCTGCCGCAACGGTGAATGTGCCGGTGTGGTGGTACGGTGTGATCGCCCTTAGCTCCGGTCTGAATCACGCCATTGTCGAAGGCCTGCCGACCGTGGCAGATATGCGCACCTTCGAGCAACAAGCACACCTGGCCACCATTGCCGATCCGCGACTCAGGCAGGAGGTGAGCGATTTCTTCAGCCAGTGCTATATCCCGGCCCGCTCCAAATACCAGGCTGAACGGCCAAACACAGCGGCCATCAATGGCATTCTCACTACCTACGGCGCCGATGACCCCGACTGGATGGGCTCACACGTCTACCGCGATACCGCAGGCTATTACGACACCCTGCGCCCGACCAACCAAATTACCGGCTGGGCTTACAACGCGGCCAGGGATACGGAATACGATCCGACGACTCCGCCAGCCTGGGGCAAACCCTACTGTAAACAGTGGTGGGAAGATGGGGCTATTGGCCTGCGTGAAAAGCTGATCAATGAGGCAGACGCCACCTCGGCCGGCTTCTCCGGTCTGGTGGTCGCTATTGCGCCGGCACTGGCCAGCGAACAACAAAATGATGCCGTCGCCAAAACCGTTCTCACCAATGCGCCACCGTCCTGGTCGAGCAATGAACTGATCGCCAACAATGCATCCGGGGCAGGATTGGTCAACACCGCTGGATCCATCGTCAAAGGCGGCCTGGCGACCGGTGGTGTGGTCACCGCATCGGCCCTGTTTTCCGTCACCATGACCGCCGTGCTGCAATCATTGCCCATGGTGCAGTCCATTATGTTGCTGGGCATCTATGCCCTGCTGCCGCTGGTGGTAGTTTTGTCCCGCTACTCGATTGCCATGATGGTGGTCGGTGGCATGGCCATCTTCACCATTAAGTTCTGGACAGTGCTCTGGTACCTGGCCATGTGGGTCGACCAGAACCTGATTCTGTCAATGTACCCCGACGTCAATGTCTTTCTGCAGATCTTCGCCAACCCTGGCGAACACGATGCCAAGCGCATGTTGCTGAATATGATCACAACCAGTCTCTATCTGGGATTGCCGCTGCTGTGGAGTGGGATGATGGCGTGGGCGGGGGTGAATATAGGGCGCTCTATCACTGCAGCTACTTCCCCGCTCGCAAGGCCTGCTGATGATGCAGGAAGGCAGGGCGGCAGTTTGGGTAAAATGGCCGTCTCAAAAGGGATGAAGAAGAAATAG